One Solanum pennellii chromosome 9, SPENNV200 DNA segment encodes these proteins:
- the LOC107030639 gene encoding heat stress transcription factor A-6b isoform X1, with the protein MEGLHDIGPPPFLTKTYEMVDDSTTDHIVSWNRGGQSFVVWDPHFFSTTLLPKFFKHNNFSSFVRQLNTYGFRKIDPERWEFANEAFLKGSKHLLRNIKRRKTPNSSQPLPSTEQGLGPCVELGRFGFDGEVDRLRRDKQVLMMELVKLRQNQQNTRAYLRSLEVRLQGTERKQQQMMNFLARAMQNPEFVQQLIQQKGKRREIEEDITKKRRRPIDHQGPSATLHVGGSSHSIKSEPLEFGEANEFQVSELEALALEMQGYGRARKDQQEEYTIEGLEQFGNTDKELDVGFWEELFNDEDVSGNEDGEEEDVDVLAESEFSSIQRRMKKAAIWIDQLLVGSLFLSEQIF; encoded by the exons ATGGAAGGGCTTCATGACATTGGTCCACCACCATTCCTTACGAAGACATATGAAATGGTGGATGATTCAACTACAGATCATATTGTTTCATGGAACAGAGGAGGTCAAAGCTTCGTCGTCTGGGATCCTCATTTCTTTTCGACTACACTACTTCCTAAATTCTTCAAACATAACAATTTCTCCAGCTTTGTTAGACAGCTTAATACTTAT GGATTTAGAAAGATTGATCCAGAGAGATGGGAATTCGCGAACGAGGCATTTCTAAAGGGGAGTAAGCATCTTCTAAGGAACATCAAGAGGCGAAAAACGCCTAATTCTTCTCAGCCTTTGCCTTCTACAGAGCAAGGTCTCGGGCCTTGTGTCGAGTTAGGAAGATTTGGATTTGATGGAGAAGTTGATCGATTGAGGCGTGATAAGCAAGTTTTGATGATGGAACTAGTGAAGCTTAGACAGAATCAACAGAATACTCGAGCTTATCTTCGATCTTTGGAGGTAAGGTTACAAGGAACAGAGAGGAAGCAGCAacaaatgatgaattttttagCAAGAGCAATGCAAAATCCCGAGTTTGTCCAGCAGTTAATCCAGCAAAAAGGGAAGAGgagagaaattgaagaggatataactaaaaaaaggCGACGACCTATTGATCATCAAGGTCCTAGTGCTACATTACATGTTGGAGGATCTAGTCATTCAATAAAATCAGAACCCTTGGAATTCGGAGAGGCTAACGAATTCCAAGTCTCTGAACTTGAAGCACTTGCATTAGAAATGCAGGGATATGGTAGAGCAAGAAAGGATCAACAAGAAGAGTACACGATAGAAGGGCTCGAGCAATTTGGGAACACGGATAAAGAACTTGATGTGGGGTTTTGGGAAGAGCTATTTAACGATGAGGACGTGTCTGGAAATGAAGACGGTGAAGAGGAAGATGTAGATGTCTTGGCAGAGAG TGAGTTTTCAAGTATTCAACGacgaatgaagaaagcagctaTATGGATCGACCAGCTACTCGTTGGTAGTTTATTTCTTTCGGAACAAATATTCTAG
- the LOC107030639 gene encoding heat stress transcription factor A-6b isoform X2 — MEGLHDIGPPPFLTKTYEMVDDSTTDHIVSWNRGGQSFVVWDPHFFSTTLLPKFFKHNNFSSFVRQLNTYGFRKIDPERWEFANEAFLKGSKHLLRNIKRRKTPNSSQPLPSTEQGLGPCVELGRFGFDGEVDRLRRDKQVLMMELVKLRQNQQNTRAYLRSLEVRLQGTERKQQQMMNFLARAMQNPEFVQQLIQQKGKRREIEEDITKKRRRPIDHQGPSATLHVGGSSHSIKSEPLEFGEANEFQVSELEALALEMQGYGRARKDQQEEYTIEGLEQFGNTDKELDVGFWEELFNDEDVSGNEDGEEEDVDVLAESEFSSIQRRMKKAAIWIDQLLVDS; from the exons ATGGAAGGGCTTCATGACATTGGTCCACCACCATTCCTTACGAAGACATATGAAATGGTGGATGATTCAACTACAGATCATATTGTTTCATGGAACAGAGGAGGTCAAAGCTTCGTCGTCTGGGATCCTCATTTCTTTTCGACTACACTACTTCCTAAATTCTTCAAACATAACAATTTCTCCAGCTTTGTTAGACAGCTTAATACTTAT GGATTTAGAAAGATTGATCCAGAGAGATGGGAATTCGCGAACGAGGCATTTCTAAAGGGGAGTAAGCATCTTCTAAGGAACATCAAGAGGCGAAAAACGCCTAATTCTTCTCAGCCTTTGCCTTCTACAGAGCAAGGTCTCGGGCCTTGTGTCGAGTTAGGAAGATTTGGATTTGATGGAGAAGTTGATCGATTGAGGCGTGATAAGCAAGTTTTGATGATGGAACTAGTGAAGCTTAGACAGAATCAACAGAATACTCGAGCTTATCTTCGATCTTTGGAGGTAAGGTTACAAGGAACAGAGAGGAAGCAGCAacaaatgatgaattttttagCAAGAGCAATGCAAAATCCCGAGTTTGTCCAGCAGTTAATCCAGCAAAAAGGGAAGAGgagagaaattgaagaggatataactaaaaaaaggCGACGACCTATTGATCATCAAGGTCCTAGTGCTACATTACATGTTGGAGGATCTAGTCATTCAATAAAATCAGAACCCTTGGAATTCGGAGAGGCTAACGAATTCCAAGTCTCTGAACTTGAAGCACTTGCATTAGAAATGCAGGGATATGGTAGAGCAAGAAAGGATCAACAAGAAGAGTACACGATAGAAGGGCTCGAGCAATTTGGGAACACGGATAAAGAACTTGATGTGGGGTTTTGGGAAGAGCTATTTAACGATGAGGACGTGTCTGGAAATGAAGACGGTGAAGAGGAAGATGTAGATGTCTTGGCAGAGAG TGAGTTTTCAAGTATTCAACGacgaatgaagaaagcagctaTATGGATCGACCAGCTACTCGTTG ATTCATGA
- the LOC107030639 gene encoding heat stress transcription factor A-6b isoform X3, whose product MEGLHDIGPPPFLTKTYEMVDDSTTDHIVSWNRGGQSFVVWDPHFFSTTLLPKFFKHNNFSSFVRQLNTYGFRKIDPERWEFANEAFLKGSKHLLRNIKRRKTPNSSQPLPSTEQGLGPCVELGRFGFDGEVDRLRRDKQVLMMELVKLRQNQQNTRAYLRSLEVRLQGTERKQQQMMNFLARAMQNPEFVQQLIQQKGKRREIEEDITKKRRRPIDHQGPSATLHVGGSSHSIKSEPLEFGEANEFQVSELEALALEMQGYGRARKDQQEEYTIEGLEQFGNTDKELDVGFWEELFNDEDVSGNEDGEEEDVDVLAESEFSSIQRRMKKAAIWIDQLLVG is encoded by the exons ATGGAAGGGCTTCATGACATTGGTCCACCACCATTCCTTACGAAGACATATGAAATGGTGGATGATTCAACTACAGATCATATTGTTTCATGGAACAGAGGAGGTCAAAGCTTCGTCGTCTGGGATCCTCATTTCTTTTCGACTACACTACTTCCTAAATTCTTCAAACATAACAATTTCTCCAGCTTTGTTAGACAGCTTAATACTTAT GGATTTAGAAAGATTGATCCAGAGAGATGGGAATTCGCGAACGAGGCATTTCTAAAGGGGAGTAAGCATCTTCTAAGGAACATCAAGAGGCGAAAAACGCCTAATTCTTCTCAGCCTTTGCCTTCTACAGAGCAAGGTCTCGGGCCTTGTGTCGAGTTAGGAAGATTTGGATTTGATGGAGAAGTTGATCGATTGAGGCGTGATAAGCAAGTTTTGATGATGGAACTAGTGAAGCTTAGACAGAATCAACAGAATACTCGAGCTTATCTTCGATCTTTGGAGGTAAGGTTACAAGGAACAGAGAGGAAGCAGCAacaaatgatgaattttttagCAAGAGCAATGCAAAATCCCGAGTTTGTCCAGCAGTTAATCCAGCAAAAAGGGAAGAGgagagaaattgaagaggatataactaaaaaaaggCGACGACCTATTGATCATCAAGGTCCTAGTGCTACATTACATGTTGGAGGATCTAGTCATTCAATAAAATCAGAACCCTTGGAATTCGGAGAGGCTAACGAATTCCAAGTCTCTGAACTTGAAGCACTTGCATTAGAAATGCAGGGATATGGTAGAGCAAGAAAGGATCAACAAGAAGAGTACACGATAGAAGGGCTCGAGCAATTTGGGAACACGGATAAAGAACTTGATGTGGGGTTTTGGGAAGAGCTATTTAACGATGAGGACGTGTCTGGAAATGAAGACGGTGAAGAGGAAGATGTAGATGTCTTGGCAGAGAG TGAGTTTTCAAGTATTCAACGacgaatgaagaaagcagctaTATGGATCGACCAGCTACTCGTTG GATAG